A DNA window from Methylocystis heyeri contains the following coding sequences:
- a CDS encoding TetR/AcrR family transcriptional regulator, with protein MGASDTRRQIVEAADRLFYERGFEATSFADIAEAVGLSRGNFYYHFKAKDEILAAVIERRAAKTHAMLREWEGASESARERIRAFVHILIANKTMIMAHGCPVGTLCSELARLEHVAKNDASGILSLFRDWLARQFAALGRQAEADALALHILMRSQGVAALAAAFRDEEFIRREVEAMEAWLENQCAAASSLKSRPRL; from the coding sequence ATGGGCGCCAGCGACACGCGCCGGCAGATCGTGGAAGCCGCCGACCGGCTGTTCTACGAGCGCGGGTTCGAGGCGACGTCATTTGCGGACATCGCCGAGGCGGTCGGCCTCTCTCGGGGGAATTTTTATTATCACTTCAAGGCCAAGGACGAGATCCTGGCGGCTGTGATTGAAAGGCGCGCCGCGAAGACCCACGCGATGCTCCGCGAATGGGAGGGCGCGAGCGAGTCTGCCCGTGAACGCATTCGCGCCTTTGTTCATATTCTCATCGCCAACAAGACCATGATCATGGCGCACGGCTGCCCGGTAGGGACGCTGTGCAGCGAACTGGCGCGGCTGGAACATGTCGCGAAAAACGACGCGTCGGGCATTCTTTCCCTGTTTCGCGATTGGCTGGCGCGCCAATTCGCAGCGCTCGGCCGTCAGGCGGAGGCCGATGCGCTCGCCCTGCATATTCTGATGCGCAGCCAGGGCGTCGCCGCCCTCGCTGCCGCTTTCCGCGACGAGGAGTTTATTCGCCGCGAGGTCGAGGCCATGGAGGCATGGCTGGAAAACCAATGCGCCGCGGCCTCTTCGCTCAAGTCCCGCCCGCGCCTGTGA
- a CDS encoding YciI family protein: MFVVTLRLVDKTKAPQFMEQHNAWIRRGFDEGVFLLAGGLQPNAGGAILAHDVSRAEIEARIQGDPFVAHGVARADILEIAPGRTDDRLAFLKA, translated from the coding sequence ATGTTCGTCGTAACTTTGAGATTAGTCGACAAAACCAAAGCGCCGCAGTTCATGGAGCAGCATAACGCCTGGATCAGACGCGGTTTCGACGAAGGCGTCTTTCTGCTGGCCGGCGGTCTTCAGCCCAACGCCGGCGGCGCTATTCTCGCCCATGATGTTTCTCGAGCTGAAATTGAAGCGCGCATACAGGGAGATCCCTTCGTCGCGCATGGCGTGGCGCGCGCCGACATTCTCGAAATCGCGCCGGGGCGGACCGACGACCGCCTCGCCTTCCTGAAAGCCTAA
- a CDS encoding DNA-3-methyladenine glycosylase I, which yields MSATIVGTDGRPRCRWCAAAPEFLAYHDREWGFPVADDRRLFEKLCLEGFQSGLSWRTILAKRENFRAAFQGFDFDAIATFGEADVERLLKDEGIVRHRGKIAAVVNNARRAQELVRQEGSIAAYVWRFEPKADELSSSQTASVSASSIAMSKDLKKRGWAFVGPTTVYAFMQAMGLINDHAEGCVVREEAARARNQFKRPADGFV from the coding sequence ATGAGCGCGACCATCGTCGGCACCGACGGGCGTCCTCGCTGCCGCTGGTGCGCGGCGGCCCCCGAATTCCTCGCCTATCATGATAGAGAATGGGGGTTTCCCGTCGCGGACGATCGCAGATTGTTCGAGAAGCTGTGCCTGGAAGGTTTTCAATCCGGCCTGAGCTGGCGCACAATTCTCGCCAAGCGCGAGAACTTCCGCGCCGCCTTCCAGGGGTTCGATTTCGACGCAATCGCGACTTTTGGCGAAGCCGATGTGGAGCGCCTGTTGAAGGACGAAGGCATCGTGCGCCATCGCGGCAAGATCGCCGCTGTCGTCAACAATGCGCGGCGAGCGCAGGAGCTCGTGAGGCAGGAAGGCTCGATCGCGGCCTATGTCTGGCGTTTCGAGCCCAAAGCAGATGAGCTTTCGTCGTCCCAGACGGCTTCCGTCTCGGCATCGTCAATTGCAATGTCGAAGGACCTCAAGAAGCGCGGATGGGCCTTCGTCGGGCCGACGACCGTCTACGCCTTCATGCAGGCGATGGGTTTGATCAACGATCACGCCGAAGGCTGCGTCGTGCGCGAAGAAGCCGCGCGGGCGAGAAACCAATTCAAGCGCCCGGCGGACGGTTTCGTTTAA
- a CDS encoding zinc ribbon domain-containing protein YjdM: MKCPKCGSEYAYQDGSLWTCPECAHEWNEAEGAQENPAQDEGVRDANGNQLANGDSVTLIKDLKVKGSSSTVKSGTKVKNIRLVEDAVDGHNISCKIDGIGAMYLKSEFVRKA; encoded by the coding sequence ATGAAGTGTCCCAAATGCGGTTCGGAATACGCTTATCAGGACGGGTCCTTGTGGACTTGTCCCGAATGCGCGCATGAATGGAACGAAGCCGAGGGCGCGCAAGAAAATCCAGCGCAGGACGAAGGCGTGCGCGACGCCAACGGCAATCAGCTTGCGAACGGCGATTCAGTTACGCTGATCAAGGATTTGAAGGTCAAGGGATCGTCGTCGACGGTTAAGAGCGGGACCAAGGTCAAGAACATCCGCCTGGTCGAGGACGCCGTGGACGGTCACAATATCTCCTGCAAGATCGACGGCATCGGCGCGATGTATCTGAAGTCGGAATTTGTCAGGAAGGCCTGA
- the hemW gene encoding radical SAM family heme chaperone HemW: MAATIRNAFDPGFGVYVHWPFCLSKCPYCDFNSHVRRGDVDEDRFVDAFRVEIAHRASLAPGREVRSVFFGGGTPSLMSPGTVAAILDEIAKRWTVAKDVEVSLEANPTSVEASRFRSFKAAGVNRVSLGIQALSDFDLKSLGRQHSVAEALAALGVANSVFERTSFDLIYARPGQTAASWRKELDLALAYAPEHLSLYQLTIEPDTMYERMFNAGKLALPDMDLQRALWDVTQEATARAGLPSYEVSNHARPGSECRHNLVYWRYGEYAGIGPGAHGRLNTARGRRAQAAERHPEMWLTCVETEGHGLVEDDLLSAEQQGDEFLLMGLRLREGIDPQRYFLVAGKPLAQSRISELIGDGLVEITRENRLRVSSEGFPVLDAVVADLAA; this comes from the coding sequence ATGGCCGCGACGATTCGGAATGCATTCGACCCAGGCTTCGGCGTTTACGTCCACTGGCCGTTCTGCCTGTCGAAATGCCCCTATTGCGATTTCAACAGCCACGTTCGCCGTGGCGACGTCGACGAAGACCGCTTCGTCGACGCCTTTCGCGTGGAGATCGCGCATCGTGCATCACTGGCCCCGGGCCGGGAGGTCCGCTCGGTCTTTTTCGGCGGGGGCACGCCCTCGCTGATGTCTCCCGGCACGGTCGCGGCGATCCTGGATGAAATCGCCAAGCGCTGGACCGTCGCCAAGGATGTCGAGGTCTCGCTCGAAGCCAATCCGACCAGCGTCGAAGCCTCGCGCTTTCGCAGCTTCAAGGCCGCGGGCGTCAATCGGGTCTCGCTCGGCATCCAGGCCTTGAGCGATTTCGACCTCAAGAGCCTCGGCCGTCAGCATTCGGTGGCGGAAGCCCTGGCCGCGCTCGGCGTCGCCAATTCCGTTTTCGAACGCACTTCCTTCGATCTCATCTACGCCCGCCCGGGCCAGACCGCGGCGAGCTGGCGCAAGGAGCTCGATCTCGCCCTCGCCTACGCCCCGGAGCATCTCTCGCTCTATCAGCTCACCATCGAGCCGGACACGATGTACGAGCGCATGTTCAACGCCGGCAAGCTCGCGCTGCCGGACATGGACCTGCAACGGGCGCTGTGGGACGTGACGCAGGAAGCGACCGCGCGGGCCGGCCTGCCCTCTTACGAGGTCTCGAACCATGCCCGGCCGGGCTCGGAATGCCGGCACAATCTGGTTTACTGGCGCTATGGCGAATATGCCGGGATCGGGCCGGGCGCGCATGGCCGTCTGAACACGGCGCGCGGCAGGCGCGCGCAGGCTGCGGAGCGCCACCCCGAAATGTGGCTGACCTGCGTGGAGACCGAGGGCCACGGCCTCGTCGAGGACGATCTGCTCAGCGCCGAGCAGCAGGGCGACGAGTTCCTGCTGATGGGGCTCCGCCTGCGCGAAGGCATCGATCCGCAGCGCTATTTCCTCGTCGCCGGCAAGCCGCTGGCGCAGTCCCGCATCTCCGAGCTGATCGGCGACGGCCTCGTCGAGATCACCCGCGAAAACCGCTTGCGCGTGAGCTCGGAAGGCTTCCCGGTTCTCGATGCGGTGGTGGCCGATCTCGCGGCTTAA
- the rdgB gene encoding RdgB/HAM1 family non-canonical purine NTP pyrophosphatase, translating into MSARKIEGRLVIASHNPGKLWELQQLLGPHGVDAVSAGELGLAEPDETETTFRGNALLKAKAAAEAAQLPAFADDSGLCVDALDGAPGVYSARWGGENRDFAAAIARVERELKEREAEPPFAAHFICALAIVWPDGHVEEFEGRVDGVLLFPPRGTKGFGYDPIFLPDGLDKTFGEMMSAEKHAMPDDGSIALSHRARAFQALAKACLAD; encoded by the coding sequence GTGAGCGCGCGCAAGATCGAGGGCCGCCTCGTCATCGCCTCGCACAATCCCGGAAAACTCTGGGAGCTGCAGCAGCTTCTCGGGCCGCATGGCGTCGACGCGGTGAGCGCAGGTGAACTCGGCCTGGCCGAGCCCGACGAAACCGAGACCACTTTTCGCGGCAACGCCTTGCTCAAGGCGAAAGCCGCGGCCGAGGCGGCGCAACTGCCCGCCTTCGCAGACGATTCCGGGCTTTGCGTCGACGCGCTGGACGGCGCTCCGGGCGTCTATTCGGCGCGCTGGGGCGGCGAGAACCGCGATTTCGCGGCGGCGATCGCGCGCGTCGAACGCGAGTTGAAGGAGCGCGAGGCCGAGCCGCCCTTTGCGGCGCATTTCATTTGCGCGCTCGCCATCGTCTGGCCCGACGGCCATGTCGAGGAGTTCGAAGGACGCGTCGACGGCGTGCTGCTGTTTCCGCCACGCGGAACCAAGGGCTTCGGCTACGATCCGATATTCCTGCCCGACGGGCTCGACAAAACCTTCGGCGAGATGATGTCGGCGGAAAAGCACGCCATGCCGGACGACGGCTCCATCGCTTTGTCGCATCGGGCGCGCGCCTTTCAGGCGCTGGCCAAGGCCTGCCTCGCCGATTGA
- the rph gene encoding ribonuclease PH → MRPSKRAFDEMRPVSFERGVARYAEGSCLVKFGSTHVLCTATLEDKPPPWLRGQGRGWVTAEYAMLPRATHTRTKRESTSGKPSGRTQEIQRLIGRSLRAVTNLPQLGERQIMIDCDVIQADGGTRTASITGAWLALRDCFEWMRSRSIIKENPLRDHVAAVSCGIFNGKPITDLDYAEDSTAQTDANFVITGSGGLVEIQATAEVSVFSPQELQSLLELAQKGVADLVALQKAALA, encoded by the coding sequence ATGCGTCCCAGCAAACGCGCTTTCGACGAAATGCGTCCGGTCAGCTTCGAGCGCGGGGTCGCCCGCTATGCGGAAGGCTCGTGTCTGGTGAAATTCGGCTCCACCCATGTGCTCTGCACGGCGACGCTCGAGGACAAGCCGCCGCCGTGGCTGCGGGGCCAGGGGCGCGGCTGGGTGACGGCCGAATACGCCATGCTTCCCCGCGCCACCCACACCCGCACCAAGCGGGAATCCACCTCGGGCAAGCCCTCGGGCCGCACGCAGGAAATCCAGCGACTGATCGGCCGTTCCTTGCGCGCCGTGACCAACCTCCCCCAACTCGGCGAGCGCCAGATCATGATCGACTGCGACGTGATCCAGGCCGACGGCGGAACGCGCACGGCTTCGATCACCGGCGCCTGGCTGGCCTTGCGCGACTGTTTCGAATGGATGCGCTCGCGCTCCATCATCAAGGAGAACCCGCTGCGGGACCATGTCGCGGCGGTTTCCTGCGGCATCTTCAACGGCAAGCCGATCACCGACCTCGACTACGCCGAAGACTCGACGGCCCAGACCGACGCCAATTTCGTGATCACCGGCTCCGGCGGCCTCGTCGAGATCCAGGCGACCGCGGAAGTCTCGGTATTCTCTCCGCAGGAGCTTCAATCGCTGCTGGAGCTGGCGCAAAAAGGCGTCGCCGATCTGGTCGCCTTGCAGAAAGCGGCGCTGGCGTGA
- a CDS encoding elongation factor G codes for MGANANDHGRRIGGPRLVALIGPFQSGKSKLFEALLARVGAAREGVAAADLSPEAKAHQMSVEANIGHADYLGDQYTFIDIPGSLEFSHEARYVLPLVDAAVVVCEADPRKVFSLQLVLRELEELKVPHFLFLNKVDSAAFGVREALAMLQPASRTPLLLRQIPIWKNGVAIGFIDLALERAYVYREHAPSEVVAIPAGDAAQEKEERYSMLERLADYDDHLMEELIAEIEPPRDEVFDDLAKELQAGQVVPLFIGSALRGAGVTRLLKALRHEAPGVVQTRARLGVADKGPPLARVLRTIHTTHGGKLSLARVLRGTFVDGQAALSPGGEDKISGFSRLLGGAVSKRSEASEGDTLAFGHLENAATGDSLSGDPRSGAKDAVRSSIAPPAPVHALALKAKDRKDEMKLASAIAKLVDEDPALVYVHDQAMSEIKLLGQGEMHLRVALERLASRFGVAVEALRPAVAYKETIRKSVAVRGRHKKQSGGHGQFGDVALEVAPRPRGSGFAFSERVHGGAVPRQYFSSVEAGCADALAHGPLGFPVVDVEAVLTDGSYHTVDSSDMAFRTAARIGMSEALALGDSVLLEPMLAVTIYTPSEGMSRATGIVSGRRGQILGFGPREGWDGWDRLEAIIPEAEMDNLIVELRSATAGAGFYEARFDHLAEVTGRLAREVVAAHGGRAHTAA; via the coding sequence ATGGGTGCAAACGCAAATGACCACGGCAGAAGAATTGGGGGGCCGCGACTCGTCGCCCTGATCGGCCCCTTCCAAAGCGGCAAATCAAAACTGTTCGAGGCTCTGCTGGCCCGGGTCGGGGCGGCGCGGGAAGGCGTCGCGGCGGCGGATTTGAGCCCCGAAGCCAAAGCCCATCAGATGAGCGTCGAGGCCAATATCGGCCATGCCGATTATCTCGGCGATCAATACACTTTCATCGACATCCCCGGATCGCTGGAGTTCTCGCACGAGGCCCGCTACGTGCTGCCTCTGGTCGACGCGGCCGTCGTCGTCTGCGAGGCCGATCCGCGCAAGGTCTTCTCGCTTCAGCTCGTGCTGCGCGAACTCGAGGAGCTGAAGGTTCCGCATTTTCTTTTTCTCAACAAGGTGGACTCTGCGGCTTTCGGCGTTCGCGAGGCGCTGGCCATGCTCCAGCCGGCGTCGCGCACGCCGCTGCTGTTGCGCCAGATTCCGATATGGAAGAACGGCGTCGCCATCGGCTTCATCGATCTCGCGCTCGAGCGCGCCTATGTCTATCGCGAACACGCCCCTTCGGAAGTTGTCGCAATCCCCGCGGGCGACGCGGCCCAGGAGAAGGAAGAGCGCTACTCCATGCTGGAGAGGCTGGCCGACTATGACGACCATCTGATGGAGGAGCTGATCGCGGAAATCGAGCCGCCGCGCGACGAAGTGTTCGACGACCTCGCCAAGGAGCTGCAGGCGGGACAAGTCGTTCCGCTGTTCATCGGATCGGCGCTGCGCGGCGCGGGCGTGACGCGCCTGCTGAAAGCCCTGCGACACGAGGCCCCCGGCGTCGTCCAGACCCGCGCGCGCCTCGGCGTCGCGGACAAGGGGCCGCCGCTCGCCCGCGTCCTGCGCACGATCCACACCACCCATGGCGGCAAGCTTTCGCTCGCCCGGGTGCTGCGCGGGACTTTCGTCGACGGTCAGGCGGCGCTGTCTCCCGGCGGCGAAGACAAGATCAGCGGCTTCTCCCGCCTTCTCGGGGGGGCCGTCTCCAAGCGCAGCGAAGCCTCCGAAGGCGATACGCTGGCCTTCGGCCATCTGGAAAACGCGGCGACCGGAGACAGCCTGAGCGGCGATCCGCGCTCCGGCGCCAAAGACGCCGTGCGCTCCTCGATCGCGCCGCCGGCGCCGGTGCATGCGCTCGCCCTGAAGGCCAAGGACCGAAAGGACGAGATGAAGCTCGCCAGCGCCATAGCCAAGCTCGTCGATGAAGACCCGGCGCTGGTCTATGTCCACGATCAGGCCATGTCCGAGATCAAATTGCTGGGGCAGGGCGAGATGCATCTGCGTGTGGCGCTCGAGCGTCTGGCGTCGCGCTTCGGCGTCGCGGTCGAGGCCCTCAGGCCGGCGGTGGCCTATAAGGAGACTATCCGCAAAAGCGTCGCGGTGCGCGGCCGCCACAAGAAGCAATCGGGCGGGCATGGACAGTTCGGCGATGTCGCGCTGGAGGTCGCCCCGCGACCTCGCGGCTCGGGTTTCGCCTTCTCCGAGCGCGTGCATGGCGGCGCGGTGCCGAGGCAGTATTTTTCCTCGGTCGAGGCCGGATGCGCAGACGCGCTCGCCCATGGTCCCTTGGGCTTTCCCGTTGTCGATGTCGAGGCGGTGCTGACCGACGGCTCCTATCACACCGTCGACTCGTCGGACATGGCCTTCCGGACGGCGGCGCGCATCGGCATGAGCGAGGCGCTCGCGCTCGGCGACTCTGTGCTGCTGGAGCCGATGCTGGCGGTCACGATCTACACGCCGAGCGAGGGCATGTCGCGCGCCACCGGCATCGTCTCGGGAAGGCGGGGCCAGATCCTGGGGTTTGGCCCGCGCGAAGGCTGGGACGGCTGGGACCGGCTGGAGGCGATCATTCCCGAGGCCGAGATGGACAACCTGATCGTGGAGCTGCGCTCGGCGACGGCCGGGGCGGGCTTCTACGAGGCCCGCTTCGACCATCTCGCCGAGGTGACGGGGCGCCTCGCGCGTGAGGTCGTCGCCGCCCACGGCGGGAGGGCTCACACCGCGGCGTGA
- a CDS encoding NrsF family protein codes for MKTEDLINALVADNAARQARFSLIFAISLLAGASLAALLFFSAIHLRPDLAAAAATPRLWLKVAVTLALVVTSAKVLPRLGVPGQSVGVWGWALLAGPALLGLGVIAELSLSPMSSWWPKLIGHYARYCLVLIPLLSAGPLFCLFLALRRGAPSNTRIAGAAAGLLASSIGAALYAFHCTDDSPLFGATWYSLAIAMVVAAGYALGPRFLRW; via the coding sequence ATGAAAACGGAAGATCTGATCAACGCCCTCGTCGCCGACAACGCCGCGCGGCAGGCTCGTTTCTCCCTGATCTTTGCAATCTCGCTGCTCGCGGGAGCCTCACTGGCGGCGCTGCTTTTCTTTTCCGCCATCCATTTGAGGCCGGATCTCGCCGCAGCGGCCGCCACGCCGCGGCTTTGGCTGAAGGTGGCGGTCACGCTGGCGCTGGTCGTAACCAGCGCTAAGGTCCTGCCGCGATTGGGCGTTCCCGGCCAATCCGTCGGCGTCTGGGGATGGGCGCTTCTCGCGGGACCCGCCTTGCTCGGGCTGGGCGTGATTGCGGAACTCTCGCTTTCGCCGATGTCGAGCTGGTGGCCGAAACTGATCGGGCACTACGCCAGATATTGCCTCGTGCTGATCCCCTTGCTTTCGGCCGGGCCGCTGTTCTGCCTCTTTCTGGCGCTGCGCCGGGGAGCGCCCTCGAATACGAGAATCGCGGGCGCCGCGGCGGGACTTCTGGCGAGCAGCATCGGCGCGGCGCTTTATGCGTTTCACTGCACCGACGACAGCCCTCTTTTCGGCGCGACCTGGTATTCGCTCGCGATCGCCATGGTGGTCGCGGCGGGCTATGCGCTCGGCCCCCGCTTCCTACGCTGGTGA